From the genome of Amycolatopsis camponoti:
GAAAGCGGTGGGCTGCTGCTGGAGTCGCCCCGCGCCCGGTACCGCGTCGCGCTGCTGCGGCCGCCGGCCGTGACCGTGGCGTCGTCGCTGGCCGGGCCGGTCACCGTCGCGCAGGTCGCCGAGAACTCGGGGCTGGCCGAGCCGGTCGTGGCCGACGTCGTCGCGTTCCTGGTGGCCGCGGGCGTCGTGCTGCTGGCCGACGACTGGGCCGAGTTCGCCGAGGACACCGACACGGACCTGGCCGTCTGGTCGCCCGACGACCTGATGTTCCACGCCCGCAGCCGGACGTGGCTGAAGGGCGCGCCGCCGGACCCGGAGGCGCACCGGGCGGGCGCCGAGCCGCCGGTGGTCAAGCAGATCACCGCCGGCCCGACCTTCCCGTTGCACCGGCCCGACCCCGAGGTGCTCAAGGCGACCGATCCGACGCTGGCCACGCTGCTCGAACACGACCACTCGTGCCCCGAGGTCACCGAACGCGCGTTGTCCGCCGAGCAGGTCGGGGAGTTCCTCTTCCGCGCCGCGCGGGTGCGGTCCATCGGGCCGGCGTACCTGCCCGGCGGGCCCGGCCACGAGGCGTCCCAGCGGCCGTACTTCAGCGTCGCGTGCCTGTACGAGCTCGAGATCTACGTCGGGATCAACCGCTGCGGCGACCTCGCGCGGGGGATCTACCACTACGACCCGCTGTGGCACACGCTCACGCTGATCAACGACGACCTCGGCGTCCTCGACGGCATGCTCGACCTGGCGATGGTCGGGGCCGGCAGCCACCGCCGGCCGTCGGTGCTGCTGACGATGACCGCGCGGATGTCGCGGATCGCGTGGGTGCTCGGCAGCGCCGCGTACGCGACGACGCTGGTGCACGTCGGCGCCCTGCAGCAGGTGCTCTACCTCGCGGCGAAGGCGATGGGACTCGCCGCGCACGCCGTGCCGGTCGACGCGGGCGACCGGGTGGACCGCTCGCTGAAGCTGGAGTGGCCGGCGGAGGTCAGCGTCGGCGAGTGCGTGCTCGACTTCCCCGGCCGGCCGTGACCGGCTGACCGGATGACGCGGCTACCGGAAACCATTCGCCCTGTTACCTTTGACGCACTGGGGTGCAGGGTGAGGTGGGAGGCGCCGTGGCATATCCGGTACGGATCCGCGGAAGATTCCGGGTACGGGTCGCGCCGGCGGGTGAGGCCGGGCAGCCGGACTTCCGCGCGCTCGTCGCGGCCGGCCCGGTGGCGGCCGCCGCCGCGGTCGCGCTCATGGCTTCCTTTCCCGTGCTGGCCGAACGGCAGTCCTGGGTCTCGTGGCTGCTCGCGCTGGCCTGTGCCGGGGCGCTGGCGGGGGTGCACCTGACCGCGTTCGCGCACGGCCGCGTCCGCCGTCCCGGCCTGGTCCTGGGCGTGCAGGCGCTGCTGGGGTACGTGCCGATGTTGCAGCTGGGCGCCTTGTGGAGCACCGCGAGCGGGTTCCTCGCCGGGGGTTTGCTGCTGGCGCTCCGGCCGGCCAGGGCGCTGCCCGCGGCCGGTCTCGTGTGCGTCGCGGCGGGGCTCGTCACCGCACGGGGGACCGCTTCGGCGGACGCCGGGTTCGCGGCCGTGGTCTCAGCCGGGGTCGCGGCGCTGGTGCTGTTCGGGGCGGGCGCGGCGGTGCGGCTGGTCGCCGAGCGCGAGGAGGAGCGGCGCGAGCTGAAGCGGAGCGCGATCGCCGAGGAACGCAAGCGGTTCTCCCGCGACGTCCACGACCTGCTCGGTCTCAGCCTGTCGGCGATCACCCTCAAGGGTGAACTCGTCGACCGGTTGGTGATCGGCCAGCCGGGGCGCGCCAAGGAGGAGCTGGCCGAGCTGCTGACGATGTCGCGGCGCGCGCTGGCCGACGTCCGCACGGTCGCGGCGGGCTACCGCGAGTTGTCGCTGGACGACGAGTGCCGGGCCGCGGCGGCGGTGCTGAGCGCGGCCGGGACCCGGGTGACGGTGGCCCGGTCCGGCACCGGGGACCTGCCACCGGAGGTGGCGACCGCGCTGGCGGCGGTGCTGCGCGAAGGGGTGACGAACGTGGTGCGGCACAGCACCGCGAGCTGGTGCGCGTTCTCGGTGAGCAAGGAGGACGGGACGGCCTGGCTGGAGATCGTCAACGACGGCGCGGGCGGCGCGGGTGGCGGCGGCGCGGAGTCCGGTTCGGGGCTGCGGAACCTCGTCGATCGCGTCGAATCCCTGGGCGGGACGCTGGCGACGGAGGTGGGCGCGGGCGGGACGCACCGGCTGCTCGCGGCCGTGCCCGTGGGGTGTGGCGGCGTGCAGGGGCGGCGGACCCGGGACGAGCTGACGGCGTAAGCGCTTTCCGGCGGGCCGGGGCGCGGGATTTTCTTGGCGGGACGGGCGAATCGTGGCTTCCCACGTACCTGAATGGACGGCTCGCGTGCCTGGATGGACGACTCGCGTGCTGGAGGGTTGGACCAGGGTTCACCCGCGTGGGGTTACAGCCATTCCGCTTCCGTGGCGATGCGGATCGCGTGGACCCGGTTGCGGGCGTTGAGCTTCGTGACCACCGCGGCCAGGTAGTTGCGGACCGTGCCGGCCGACAGGAACAGCTCCGCCGCGATGTCGGCGACGTTGCGCCCGCGCGCGGCCAGGGACAGGATCTCGATCTCGCGCGGGGTGAGCGGGCAGTCGTCGGTCTCCCAGGCGGCCAGCGCCAGCTCGCTGTCGATGACGCGGCGGCCGATCGCGACCGAGCGGACCGCGTTCGCCAGCTTGTCCGACGGCGAGTCCTTGAGCAGGAAGCCGTTCACCTTCGCGTCCAGCGCACGGCGGACCGTGCCCGGCCGGCCGAGGCTGGTCAGGATCAGCGTGTGGACGTCGGGGAGGCTCTCGTGGATCTCCACCGCGGCCGACAGCCCGTCCTTGCCCGGCAGGTCGATGTCGATGACCGCCACGTCGGGCTGGGCCGCCTTGGCTGCGGGCAGGATCTGGTCGCCGGTGGAGACCTCGGCGACCACCTCGATGTCGGACTCCAGGTTCAGCAGGGCGACCAGGGCGCCGCGGACCATGTGCATGTCCTCGGCCAGCAACACCTTGATCACGACGGTACCTCGCACCCCAGTCCGTTGACTCCGAACCGTAATTGTACGCCATTGCCACGCCCCGACGGTGTTTCGAAGAAGCGCACCCGGGAATGGCCGGGAATTCACCGGTGGGGCACGGCGCGTTCCGCCGCCTTCCCGCTGGGCCGAATGGCTGCGGGGAACCCGGAGCGGGTGAGCCCGCCGTCCGCCGATTAACGGACGGCGGATTCGGTGCCGTCGAATTGCACGCTCTCAGACCGCCATCGGGCGGGCCACCGCCGTGCGGCGCAGGTCCGGCAGCGCGAGCAGGACCGGCGGGTCGAAGCCGTGCCGCGGCCGCAGCCGGACGTCGGCCAGGCTCGCCGTGACGCCCCGGTGCACGGTCACCGGGCCGGCGAGCCCGGTGTAGGGCCGGAGGGTGTGGTTGTCGACCTCGCCGCAGCCGTAAGCGTGGGTGAGGACGTACCACGAACCGAGCGGAACGTCTGCCAGTGCATACGGTCCCGGGCCGGGCAGGATGGCGTACCGGGCCGGCGCGCCTTCGGCGATCCGGGCGGCGAACAGCCCGACGAACACCGGCCCGACCTCGGCCGACGTCCCGGCGCGCAGCTGGCCGCGCACAGTCGTCCCCGAGCCCGTCTGGGTCTGCCGGTCGGCGACCCGCGGCGCCATGCCGCGCAGCTGGCGGTAGCCCGACGGCGAAACGCCGACGCTGCCGCTGAAGCGGGCGCTGAACGTGCCGACGCTGTTGTAGCCGACCTGGTGGCTGATGTCGGCCACCGAGATGACCGTGGTCGCGAGCAGGCGCTTGGCCTCCGCGAGCCGAAGGGCCGACAGGAACCGGCCCGGCGAGAGCCCGGTGACCCGCAGGAACACCCGGGTGAAGTGGAATTTGCTGAACATGGCCGCGCGGGCGAGGTCGTCGATCGTGAGCCGCTCACCCAGGTTGTCTCGCATGGTCACGATGGCTCGTGCCACGGCTTGCCGGACGATCTCATCCATGGTGGCCGTCCCTCCCGGTCGACAATGCGCACCCGGACCTTCCCGGTGAAGGTTCTTCGGTGCGGGGGATCCGATTCAGACCAAAACTGTAGGTCGGCGGGCGTCTACTTCTTAAGTGCTCTGTGCACCGGTCCGGATGGATTTCGCGTGTCCCGGACATGCGTTTTGCACATCCGGTGTGAGCGGGCCCCGGACCGGGAACTCTCACCATGAACGCATGTGCGTTTCGCATACCCGTGGTAGCGGCGGGGAGGCGAGCGACCGCGCACCGTGACGAAAAAGCGGTGGATCGAGGGGGTTCGAGGGGGTTGCTAGCCCGTTCGGAGTCTTCACCGAAACCGCACGGACCATGTGTAAGGCACAGCACGGCGATGATGCGGGCACTGGTTGATGCTGCGTCCATTGGCGACGATTTATGGCACGTGAAGCATTCATCTTCGCCACTGGGAGCAGAACATGTCCGCACAGGTTTCCGCCGACGTCCGCGCGCTTTTCACCGATCTGGGTATCGAGTTCGAAAAGGCAGGAACGGACCTCGTGATCGACCGTTTCGAACACTGGAGCATCGAGGCAGGCGCCGGCACGGCGCAGGGGCGCGGTACCTGCTTCTGCCAGGTCGACCTCCTCGAAGCGGCCTGATGCGCGTTTGCGCAGTTCTCGACGCCGCGAGCCGGTCACCGCGGGCGCCCAGCGCGCCCGCGGGGGGCCGGCTCGGCGCACGTCGCGCGCCGGGAAGTCCACAAGCGACCTGGCCGGAAAATTTCCGACACGGGTGACGAGAACTCCGGTGCGTCCGTGACGGCTGGTAGCCGCCCGGGCGCGAGTAGGTATTTTTGACCTGGTCCTAACCCGTGCATGTGCATTTAGCGGCATCGCCGCAAAAGTGGTGCCCGAATGGTGCAACCGATTCGTCAAGCAGAATGTTTAACTGAGCTTCTGGGGAATCGTGAGTGCGGAGGCACCCGTGATCAGAGTGCTGGTGGCCGAGGACATGCACATCGTGCGGGGAGCGCTGGTGGCGCTGCTGCGCCTGGAACCCGACATCGACGTGGTCGCCGAGGTGGCCTCCGGGCTCGAGATCCTGCCCGTCGCGCGCGCCAAGCAGGCCCAGGTCGCCATCATCGACATCGACCTGCCCGGCAAGGACGGCCTCACCGCGGCCGGTGAGCTGCACGAACACCTGCCGGACTGCCGGACCCTGATCCTCACCAGCCTGGGCCGCCCCGGCACGCTCAGGCGGGCGCTGGACGCCAAGGTGGGCGGGTTCCTGCTCAAGGACGCGCCCCCGGCCAAGCTCGCGAACGCGGTGCGCGGCGTGCTCGCCGGCCGTCGCATGGTCGACGGCGACCTGGCGCTGGCCGCCTGGGACACGGTGGACTGCCCGCTGACGGCCCGCGAGCTGGACGTGCTGCGGATGACCGCGCAGGGCTACGGAACCGTGGAGGTCGCTGCCCGGCTGTACCTTTCC
Proteins encoded in this window:
- a CDS encoding response regulator transcription factor; translated protein: MIRVLVAEDMHIVRGALVALLRLEPDIDVVAEVASGLEILPVARAKQAQVAIIDIDLPGKDGLTAAGELHEHLPDCRTLILTSLGRPGTLRRALDAKVGGFLLKDAPPAKLANAVRGVLAGRRMVDGDLALAAWDTVDCPLTARELDVLRMTAQGYGTVEVAARLYLSAGTVRNYLTTVVAKLNARNRVDAIRIAEESGWL
- a CDS encoding helix-turn-helix domain-containing protein, which translates into the protein MDEIVRQAVARAIVTMRDNLGERLTIDDLARAAMFSKFHFTRVFLRVTGLSPGRFLSALRLAEAKRLLATTVISVADISHQVGYNSVGTFSARFSGSVGVSPSGYRQLRGMAPRVADRQTQTGSGTTVRGQLRAGTSAEVGPVFVGLFAARIAEGAPARYAILPGPGPYALADVPLGSWYVLTHAYGCGEVDNHTLRPYTGLAGPVTVHRGVTASLADVRLRPRHGFDPPVLLALPDLRRTAVARPMAV
- a CDS encoding response regulator transcription factor codes for the protein MIKVLLAEDMHMVRGALVALLNLESDIEVVAEVSTGDQILPAAKAAQPDVAVIDIDLPGKDGLSAAVEIHESLPDVHTLILTSLGRPGTVRRALDAKVNGFLLKDSPSDKLANAVRSVAIGRRVIDSELALAAWETDDCPLTPREIEILSLAARGRNVADIAAELFLSAGTVRNYLAAVVTKLNARNRVHAIRIATEAEWL
- a CDS encoding SagB/ThcOx family dehydrogenase translates to MPAYPPDGIPETVRLWSLTEDTLLEAGDDDTLVAITWWGEYELVGVPRPVRESLGRMALGPVSMGNLATSAGVAAEGGAVTLRKVLAQLSGSVVHSLALNDGRGPLLSAIPVTQAPVFPADPVPAGRLIKLSRYSALRPESGGLLLESPRARYRVALLRPPAVTVASSLAGPVTVAQVAENSGLAEPVVADVVAFLVAAGVVLLADDWAEFAEDTDTDLAVWSPDDLMFHARSRTWLKGAPPDPEAHRAGAEPPVVKQITAGPTFPLHRPDPEVLKATDPTLATLLEHDHSCPEVTERALSAEQVGEFLFRAARVRSIGPAYLPGGPGHEASQRPYFSVACLYELEIYVGINRCGDLARGIYHYDPLWHTLTLINDDLGVLDGMLDLAMVGAGSHRRPSVLLTMTARMSRIAWVLGSAAYATTLVHVGALQQVLYLAAKAMGLAAHAVPVDAGDRVDRSLKLEWPAEVSVGECVLDFPGRP
- a CDS encoding sensor histidine kinase — its product is MAYPVRIRGRFRVRVAPAGEAGQPDFRALVAAGPVAAAAAVALMASFPVLAERQSWVSWLLALACAGALAGVHLTAFAHGRVRRPGLVLGVQALLGYVPMLQLGALWSTASGFLAGGLLLALRPARALPAAGLVCVAAGLVTARGTASADAGFAAVVSAGVAALVLFGAGAAVRLVAEREEERRELKRSAIAEERKRFSRDVHDLLGLSLSAITLKGELVDRLVIGQPGRAKEELAELLTMSRRALADVRTVAAGYRELSLDDECRAAAAVLSAAGTRVTVARSGTGDLPPEVATALAAVLREGVTNVVRHSTASWCAFSVSKEDGTAWLEIVNDGAGGAGGGGAESGSGLRNLVDRVESLGGTLATEVGAGGTHRLLAAVPVGCGGVQGRRTRDELTA